In Kordiimonas sp. SCSIO 12610, the following are encoded in one genomic region:
- the ahcY gene encoding adenosylhomocysteinase: MADYKIADLSLADWGRKEINIAETEMPGLMALRAEYGAAQPLKGARIAGCLHMTIQTAVLIETLTALGAEVRWSSCNIFSTQDQAAAAMAAAGIPVFAWKGETEEEAEWCIHQTIKGPDGWVPNIILDDGGDLTAIMHQDYPELMADVRGISEETTTGVLRLYEMAKDNKLMVPAINVNDSVTKSKFDNLYGCRESLVDGIKRATDVMLAGKVAVVCGYGDVGKGSAESLRSQGARVMVTEIDPICALQAAMQGYEVVTMEDAAPLGDVFVTATGNKDVITLEHMREMKDRAIVCNIGHFDSEIQIASLNNYKWEEVKPQVDEVVFPDGKRLIVLAKGRLVNLGCATGHPSFVMSASFTNQVLAQIELWNNYENYDKEVYVLPKHLDEKVAALHLDKLGVKLTELTEEQSKYLGLDVAGPFKPEHYRY, from the coding sequence ATGGCTGATTATAAAATCGCTGATCTTTCGCTTGCTGATTGGGGGCGTAAAGAAATCAATATTGCTGAAACAGAAATGCCTGGTTTGATGGCATTGCGCGCTGAGTATGGTGCGGCACAACCCCTAAAGGGTGCGAGGATTGCCGGTTGTTTGCATATGACAATCCAAACAGCAGTTTTAATCGAAACTCTGACGGCCCTTGGTGCAGAAGTACGTTGGTCCAGCTGTAATATCTTTTCAACCCAAGATCAGGCCGCCGCAGCGATGGCTGCTGCCGGCATTCCTGTTTTTGCTTGGAAGGGTGAAACTGAGGAAGAGGCAGAATGGTGTATTCATCAAACGATTAAAGGTCCTGATGGTTGGGTGCCAAACATTATTCTTGATGATGGCGGCGACCTGACGGCGATTATGCATCAGGATTATCCTGAGTTAATGGCTGATGTGCGCGGCATTTCCGAGGAAACAACAACAGGAGTTCTGCGCCTATATGAAATGGCTAAGGACAATAAGTTAATGGTACCTGCTATCAATGTGAATGATAGCGTAACCAAGTCAAAATTCGATAACCTGTATGGATGCCGCGAATCACTCGTGGATGGCATCAAGCGTGCAACAGATGTAATGCTTGCCGGTAAGGTTGCTGTTGTATGTGGCTACGGTGACGTTGGCAAAGGTAGCGCCGAATCGCTGCGAAGTCAGGGTGCTCGGGTTATGGTAACAGAAATTGACCCAATCTGCGCCCTTCAGGCTGCGATGCAGGGGTATGAAGTTGTTACAATGGAAGATGCTGCGCCGCTTGGTGATGTCTTTGTTACAGCGACAGGCAATAAAGATGTCATCACACTAGAGCATATGCGCGAAATGAAAGATCGCGCCATTGTATGTAACATTGGCCACTTTGATAGCGAGATTCAGATCGCTAGTCTGAATAACTACAAATGGGAAGAAGTTAAGCCGCAGGTTGACGAAGTTGTTTTTCCAGACGGTAAGCGTCTAATTGTGCTCGCAAAAGGTCGTCTTGTGAACCTCGGCTGTGCAACTGGTCACCCAAGCTTTGTCATGTCTGCTAGTTTTACTAATCAGGTTCTAGCACAAATCGAACTTTGGAATAATTATGAAAATTATGACAAAGAAGTTTATGTGCTTCCGAAGCATTTGGATGAGAAAGTTGCGGCACTTCATCTTGATAAGCTTGGTGTGAAATTGACCGAATTAACCGAAGAACAGTCGAAGTATCTTGGTCTTGATGTCGCAGGGCCATTTAAGCCTGAACATTATCGTTACTAG
- a CDS encoding DNA-3-methyladenine glycosylase I, whose product MNKFEAIYDMAALHKGSIDVVQSLMPEIKSNEDLLLRTDDRILSEMTKAIFKAGFSWKVIDSKWDGFEAAFERFDPVRWKFMSDDDLDSLLKDTRIVRNGMKIVTVRENASLVCDLQDEYGSAAKCIAEWEMTDFIGLLDMLKKRGSRLGGATAQLFLRFIGKDGFVLSEDVTKALIREGVVDKKPTSKGAMRKVQDAFNIWHLESGRPYAHISRILALSVG is encoded by the coding sequence ATGAATAAATTTGAAGCTATCTATGATATGGCGGCTCTGCACAAAGGAAGTATTGACGTTGTTCAATCCCTAATGCCTGAAATTAAATCTAATGAAGACCTCCTCTTGCGCACGGATGATAGAATTCTCTCTGAAATGACAAAGGCGATTTTCAAGGCTGGATTTAGCTGGAAGGTGATTGATAGCAAGTGGGACGGGTTTGAAGCCGCTTTTGAAAGATTTGATCCGGTTCGTTGGAAATTTATGTCAGATGATGATTTGGATAGCCTCTTGAAGGATACGAGGATTGTTCGCAACGGCATGAAGATTGTGACAGTGCGCGAGAATGCGTCCTTAGTCTGTGATCTTCAGGATGAATATGGTTCTGCCGCAAAATGTATTGCTGAATGGGAAATGACCGATTTTATTGGGCTTCTTGACATGCTCAAGAAAAGGGGGAGTAGATTGGGCGGTGCTACCGCACAGTTGTTCTTAAGGTTTATAGGAAAAGACGGATTTGTCTTGTCAGAGGATGTAACGAAAGCCTTGATACGTGAAGGTGTGGTTGACAAAAAACCAACGTCAAAGGGCGCGATGCGGAAAGTTCAGGATGCATTTAATATCTGGCATCTTGAGAGTGGCAGGCCATATGCGCATATTTCGAGAATTTTAGCACTGAGTGTTGGCTAG
- a CDS encoding DUF1272 domain-containing protein, protein MLQLRPNCEHCDKNLPTDSGEAMICSYECTFCIDCVDAVLENVCPNCGGGFVKRPIRPRQEWRKGVSRDHQLPNLERVHKPVDVAQHKKFAGNIKDIDPQHR, encoded by the coding sequence ATGCTTCAACTACGACCAAACTGCGAACATTGCGATAAAAACCTGCCAACCGATAGTGGTGAGGCAATGATCTGCTCTTATGAGTGTACGTTTTGCATTGATTGTGTAGACGCTGTTCTCGAAAATGTTTGCCCTAATTGCGGCGGTGGGTTTGTAAAGCGCCCTATTCGACCTCGGCAGGAATGGCGGAAAGGTGTGTCTAGGGATCATCAACTCCCGAATTTAGAGCGCGTACATAAGCCTGTTGATGTCGCGCAGCATAAAAAATTTGCGGGAAATATAAAAGATATTGATCCGCAACACCGCTGA
- the rapZ gene encoding RNase adapter RapZ — protein MQEKRRIVVVTGLSGAGKSSALRAFEDISYHAIDNLPLTMLNDLLKEASEKAVDTPLAIGIDSRTLHFSPDLFLSEMRALRKQDTIDLHVLFMDASTDVLMKRFSETRRRHPLESGKPLRQAIKEERQLMSELRLALDGIIDTSNRSSTDTRRVVVERFSDKAEKSMVITTTSFGFSKGVPRDVDLIFDVRFLRNPHYVPELKKMTGQDEAVANYVRADEGFAEFVSKVQDMVEFLLPRYEVEGKSYLTIAFGCTGGKHRSVMMAETMARLITKEGRKTNIYHRDIDAI, from the coding sequence GTGCAGGAAAAGCGAAGAATTGTTGTTGTAACAGGTTTGTCCGGTGCCGGAAAATCCAGTGCGTTAAGGGCCTTTGAAGATATATCATATCATGCGATTGATAATTTGCCTCTGACAATGTTGAATGACCTTCTGAAAGAGGCGAGCGAGAAAGCTGTTGATACACCGCTGGCGATAGGTATCGATTCTCGGACCTTACATTTTTCCCCAGACCTGTTTTTGAGCGAGATGCGTGCTTTAAGAAAGCAAGATACGATCGATCTCCATGTTCTTTTTATGGATGCCTCAACTGACGTTCTAATGAAGCGTTTTTCGGAAACCAGAAGGCGGCATCCGCTGGAGAGCGGAAAACCCTTGCGCCAAGCCATAAAAGAAGAGCGGCAGTTGATGTCGGAGTTAAGGTTGGCGTTGGATGGTATAATCGATACGAGTAATCGTAGTAGTACGGATACTCGTAGGGTTGTGGTTGAACGGTTTTCCGATAAAGCAGAAAAATCGATGGTCATAACAACAACGTCCTTTGGGTTTTCAAAAGGAGTTCCTCGTGATGTTGATCTGATTTTTGACGTCCGTTTTCTAAGGAACCCTCATTACGTGCCTGAGCTAAAAAAAATGACTGGACAGGACGAAGCTGTAGCAAACTATGTTCGGGCTGATGAAGGGTTCGCTGAGTTTGTATCAAAAGTACAGGATATGGTTGAATTCCTGCTTCCAAGATATGAAGTGGAAGGAAAATCATATTTGACGATAGCCTTCGGTTGCACGGGTGGTAAACATCGGTCTGTTATGATGGCGGAGACAATGGCCCGTTTGATTACAAAAGAAGGTCGTAAAACTAATATTTACCACAGGGATATAGACGCTATATAA
- a CDS encoding HPr kinase/phosphorylase, producing the protein MDTIYGTALKYGDKGILLRGPSGSGKSDLALRLIDRGAVLVSDDQVIITQAESKLRMSAPDQLKGLLEVRGVGIVQVPCAASQRLDLVVDLIPRDQVERLPEVSPNMPTEVICGVAFPKLALYSFDHSTPIKIELVLAKKYTVLDIDFEG; encoded by the coding sequence ATGGATACTATTTACGGTACAGCGCTGAAATATGGGGATAAAGGTATTTTGCTGCGTGGACCGTCTGGTTCTGGGAAGTCCGATTTAGCGCTCAGACTGATTGATCGCGGTGCGGTTTTAGTAAGTGACGATCAGGTTATTATTACCCAAGCGGAATCCAAATTGCGAATGTCAGCCCCTGATCAATTAAAAGGGCTATTGGAGGTTCGAGGTGTTGGCATTGTCCAGGTACCGTGCGCGGCTAGCCAAAGGCTAGATTTGGTTGTCGATTTGATTCCGCGTGACCAAGTTGAGCGTCTCCCTGAAGTTTCGCCCAATATGCCAACAGAGGTTATATGCGGCGTCGCTTTTCCCAAACTCGCATTGTATTCTTTTGATCACTCAACGCCGATAAAAATAGAATTGGTACTTGCCAAAAAATATACAGTCCTTGATATTGATTTTGAAGGGTGA
- a CDS encoding response regulator transcription factor, translating to MTASIALVDDDRNILTSVTIALESEGFRVRTYPDGQKAWEALSKNPADLAVLDVKMPRMDGMELLRRLREVTMMPVIFLTSKDEEIDQLLGLRMGADDYIGKPFSQRLLIERIRALLRRTEMRQVTAVEEVKDEDEILERGHLTLDPVRHRVTWKGNDVTLTVTEFLILQTLAIHPGHVKSRDQLMDAAYSDDVYVDDRTIDSHIKRLRRKFRMTDSDFIGIETLYGVGYRFKED from the coding sequence ATGACAGCTTCGATCGCACTCGTAGATGATGATCGTAACATCTTAACTTCGGTTACGATTGCTCTTGAATCCGAAGGTTTTCGCGTCCGGACTTATCCTGATGGCCAGAAGGCTTGGGAAGCGCTTTCGAAGAACCCAGCGGACCTCGCTGTATTGGATGTTAAGATGCCGCGCATGGATGGTATGGAACTGTTGCGCCGGTTGCGGGAAGTGACAATGATGCCGGTCATTTTTCTAACATCAAAAGATGAGGAAATTGATCAGTTATTAGGGCTACGCATGGGAGCAGACGATTATATTGGAAAACCTTTTTCACAGCGTCTGTTGATCGAGAGGATCAGAGCCTTATTGCGCCGTACAGAAATGCGGCAAGTAACTGCTGTTGAAGAAGTTAAGGATGAAGACGAAATTTTAGAGCGTGGCCACCTTACGCTAGATCCTGTCAGGCACCGGGTCACATGGAAAGGTAATGATGTTACGCTTACCGTTACCGAGTTCTTGATTCTGCAAACCTTGGCTATCCATCCGGGGCATGTAAAAAGCCGGGATCAATTGATGGACGCCGCATACTCAGATGATGTTTATGTGGATGATAGAACGATTGATAGCCATATAAAACGACTGCGTAGAAAATTCAGAATGACTGACTCCGATTTTATCGGGATTGAAACGCTTTACGGCGTCGGTTACCGTTTTAAGGAAGATTAA
- a CDS encoding phosphoenolpyruvate carboxykinase, with protein MKSTDAVKSNFSLENQGITGVANQYWNLNTPQLYEEAIRRGEGQIAKDGPLVVKTGKHTGRSANDKFTVRDETTENTVWWGDVNRDISSEQFDAIHNTFLEHIKEKDVFVQDLWGGSDPDHRVAVRTIGEYAWHSLFCRTMLVRPEIEELADFKPQFTIINLPSFKADPATMGTRSETVIAVNFAKGLVLIGGTEYAGENKKSVFSILNYLLPEKGIMPMHCSANIGPEGDVAIFFGLSGTGKTTLSADSTRTLIGDDEHGWSDESVFNFEGGCYAKMIRLSEEAEPEIYATTRKYGTILENVVMDEVTRELDLDDNTLAENTRGAYPIDFIPNTSEHNRGGLPKNIIMLTADAFGVLPPIARLTPEQAMYHFLSGYTAKVAGTEIGVKEPQATFSTCFGAPFMPRHPSVYGNLLRKKIAEGGVNCWLVNTGWTGGEYGTGNRMPIKATRALLHAALDGSLNNAPMRVDPYFGFEVPTEVPGVDTGILNPRDTWADKDAYDAKAEYLVGLFVDNFKTFIDHVDDQVKTAGPKAS; from the coding sequence TTGAAATCGACCGACGCAGTTAAAAGTAACTTTTCACTCGAAAATCAAGGTATCACAGGTGTCGCCAATCAATATTGGAACCTAAACACTCCTCAATTGTACGAAGAAGCTATCCGTCGCGGTGAAGGACAGATCGCCAAAGACGGCCCGCTTGTTGTTAAAACTGGCAAACACACTGGCCGTTCAGCGAATGACAAATTCACTGTCCGCGATGAAACCACTGAAAACACTGTATGGTGGGGTGATGTAAACCGCGACATAAGTAGCGAGCAATTTGACGCCATTCACAACACATTCCTTGAGCACATTAAAGAAAAGGATGTATTTGTTCAGGATTTGTGGGGCGGATCTGATCCAGACCACCGTGTTGCCGTTCGGACAATTGGTGAATACGCATGGCACAGCCTGTTTTGCCGGACAATGTTGGTCAGACCAGAAATCGAAGAACTGGCTGACTTTAAACCACAATTCACGATCATTAACCTGCCAAGCTTCAAAGCTGACCCTGCAACAATGGGTACGCGCTCTGAGACGGTTATCGCCGTTAACTTCGCCAAAGGTCTCGTCTTAATTGGCGGTACAGAATATGCCGGTGAAAACAAGAAATCAGTGTTCTCTATCCTGAATTATCTGCTTCCTGAAAAAGGCATTATGCCGATGCATTGCTCAGCAAACATCGGGCCAGAGGGCGATGTTGCCATTTTCTTTGGCCTGTCAGGAACAGGCAAAACTACACTCTCTGCTGACAGCACCCGCACACTCATCGGTGATGATGAACATGGCTGGTCTGACGAGAGCGTCTTCAATTTTGAAGGTGGATGCTACGCAAAGATGATTCGCCTATCAGAGGAAGCAGAGCCGGAAATTTATGCTACAACACGTAAATACGGCACAATCCTCGAGAATGTGGTGATGGATGAAGTCACCCGTGAATTGGATTTGGATGACAATACACTTGCGGAAAACACACGCGGTGCTTACCCCATTGATTTTATTCCAAACACAAGCGAACACAATCGCGGTGGATTACCCAAAAACATAATCATGCTAACAGCAGATGCGTTTGGTGTTCTTCCCCCAATTGCACGCCTAACCCCGGAACAAGCCATGTATCACTTCCTGTCCGGCTACACCGCAAAGGTTGCCGGAACAGAGATTGGCGTTAAAGAACCGCAAGCAACCTTCTCAACTTGTTTTGGTGCCCCGTTTATGCCGCGCCACCCAAGCGTATATGGTAACTTGCTCAGAAAGAAAATTGCAGAAGGCGGTGTGAACTGCTGGCTTGTAAATACTGGCTGGACAGGCGGTGAATATGGAACTGGAAACCGTATGCCGATCAAGGCAACACGTGCGCTCCTGCATGCCGCTCTTGATGGCAGCCTGAATAACGCGCCAATGCGGGTTGACCCATATTTTGGCTTTGAAGTACCAACGGAAGTGCCGGGCGTTGACACAGGTATTTTGAATCCACGGGATACATGGGCAGATAAAGATGCCTATGACGCCAAAGCGGAATACCTGGTCGGCTTGTTTGTCGATAACTTTAAGACCTTTATCGACCACGTGGATGATCAGGTTAAAACGGCTGGCCCGAAAGCTTCCTAA
- a CDS encoding HPr family phosphocarrier protein has translation MQQLMEIVNRRGLHARASAKFAKIAGQFDADTKVEKNGTIVTATSIMGLMMLGAAKGDTISVTSTGTQSEEAIQALMDLVTAKFDEDE, from the coding sequence ATGCAGCAATTGATGGAAATTGTTAATCGTCGTGGCCTGCACGCCAGGGCTTCAGCGAAGTTTGCGAAAATTGCAGGCCAATTTGATGCCGACACTAAAGTTGAGAAGAACGGAACAATAGTTACAGCAACTTCAATTATGGGGTTGATGATGTTGGGTGCCGCTAAAGGCGACACAATCTCTGTAACGTCTACCGGGACGCAGTCTGAAGAAGCCATTCAGGCCTTGATGGATCTGGTTACCGCCAAATTTGATGAAGACGAATAA
- the metK gene encoding methionine adenosyltransferase, with amino-acid sequence MSEYLFTSESVSEGHPDKVADRISDEIVDLYLGREAEARVAAETLVTTNRIIVAGEVRGPASITKDDIEAAARNAVKDIGYEQDGFHWKNASFESHLHAQSADIAVGVDAADSKDEGAGDQGIMFGYACDETDNLMPAPIDFSHRILRSLADERHKDINSILEPDSKSQVTLRYVDGRPVGATSVVVSTQHKEGASQADLRDLVRGHVEGVLPEGWMCPEEEFYVNPTGNFVIGGPDGDAGLTGRKIIVDTYGGAAPHGGGAFSGKDPTKVDRSAAYAARYLAKNVVAAGLTSNCTIQLAYAIGVSKPLAVYVDTWGNTQVDVQKLSDVLQDMVDLSPRGIREHLGLNKPIYARTAAYGHFGRTPTDDGGFAWERTDLVDQLKSVFA; translated from the coding sequence ATGTCAGAATATCTTTTCACGAGCGAATCTGTTTCTGAAGGGCACCCCGATAAGGTTGCAGACCGTATTTCTGATGAGATCGTTGATCTTTATCTTGGTCGGGAAGCGGAAGCGCGTGTTGCCGCTGAGACATTAGTGACAACAAATCGTATTATCGTCGCGGGCGAGGTTCGCGGTCCCGCGAGTATCACGAAAGACGATATTGAAGCCGCTGCCCGTAATGCTGTGAAAGACATCGGTTACGAACAGGATGGGTTTCATTGGAAAAACGCGTCTTTTGAATCCCACCTTCATGCACAATCCGCTGATATTGCTGTCGGTGTGGACGCTGCTGATAGCAAAGATGAAGGTGCTGGCGATCAGGGTATCATGTTTGGTTATGCGTGTGATGAAACTGATAACCTTATGCCTGCTCCTATCGACTTTTCACATCGTATACTGAGGTCGTTGGCTGATGAACGCCATAAAGATATAAATAGTATTCTGGAACCCGACAGCAAGAGCCAAGTGACTTTGCGTTATGTTGATGGCCGCCCTGTTGGTGCAACCAGCGTCGTTGTATCAACACAGCATAAAGAAGGTGCCTCGCAAGCAGATTTACGTGATTTGGTTCGCGGTCATGTCGAGGGGGTTCTCCCTGAAGGGTGGATGTGCCCGGAAGAAGAGTTCTATGTTAATCCTACCGGTAATTTTGTTATCGGCGGCCCTGACGGCGATGCGGGCCTAACTGGCCGTAAGATAATAGTGGATACGTATGGTGGTGCAGCACCTCATGGTGGTGGCGCTTTTTCCGGTAAAGACCCAACAAAAGTTGACCGATCGGCCGCTTATGCAGCCCGTTATCTCGCAAAAAATGTTGTAGCAGCGGGTTTGACTAGCAACTGCACTATTCAGCTTGCATACGCTATCGGTGTTTCCAAACCTTTGGCTGTTTATGTTGATACATGGGGTAACACGCAAGTTGATGTTCAGAAATTATCTGATGTTCTTCAGGATATGGTTGATTTGTCACCGCGTGGAATTCGGGAGCATTTAGGCCTGAATAAGCCAATTTATGCGCGCACAGCTGCCTATGGACACTTTGGAAGAACGCCCACGGATGACGGTGGTTTTGCATGGGAACGTACTGACCTTGTGGATCAATTAAAGTCAGTATTTGCGTAA
- a CDS encoding J domain-containing protein: MPSDIKNFGFPRWGEYGREREAEIVRMCDYAGCNEKGEHPAPKSPGSNERWYFCRSHAAEYNRNWDFFQGMSDEEAMRHMNDTSESADAFAHARTYEWGGGLDDDGFSSTENRAFDTLELDNTASQEDIKRQFRKLAKIYHPDANPGDPAAAERFQEIQAAYDLLKERPVF, encoded by the coding sequence ATGCCAAGTGACATTAAAAATTTCGGGTTCCCCCGATGGGGTGAATATGGCCGCGAACGCGAAGCCGAAATTGTGAGAATGTGCGATTATGCCGGATGTAATGAAAAGGGTGAGCATCCAGCCCCCAAATCCCCCGGCTCCAATGAACGCTGGTATTTTTGTCGAAGCCACGCGGCCGAATATAATCGGAACTGGGATTTCTTTCAGGGTATGAGCGACGAAGAAGCCATGCGCCACATGAACGACACGAGCGAGTCTGCCGACGCATTTGCACATGCACGCACCTACGAATGGGGCGGCGGACTTGATGATGACGGTTTTTCTTCAACCGAGAACAGGGCGTTTGACACGCTGGAACTTGATAACACGGCTAGTCAGGAAGACATCAAACGACAGTTTCGTAAACTCGCAAAAATTTACCACCCAGATGCCAACCCAGGCGACCCTGCTGCTGCTGAAAGATTTCAAGAAATTCAAGCGGCTTATGACCTATTGAAAGAACGCCCTGTCTTTTAA
- a CDS encoding PTS sugar transporter subunit IIA, with protein MIGMVLVTHGKLADEFVAATEHVVGPQDDIRAICIGPDDDMELRRSEIMEAVKAVNSGEGVILLTDMFGGTPSNLAISLLEKGTVEVIAGINLPMLIKLASVRSGSDLAATVAAAKEAGVKYINVASEILGS; from the coding sequence ATGATTGGAATGGTATTGGTAACGCACGGGAAGCTCGCTGATGAGTTTGTTGCAGCTACCGAACATGTTGTAGGCCCACAAGATGATATCCGCGCCATTTGTATCGGCCCTGATGATGATATGGAACTTCGCAGAAGTGAGATCATGGAGGCTGTTAAGGCCGTTAATTCTGGTGAAGGTGTTATTTTACTTACGGATATGTTTGGCGGCACACCGTCTAATTTAGCTATTTCTCTACTGGAAAAGGGAACAGTAGAAGTCATTGCGGGGATTAATTTGCCGATGTTAATTAAGCTGGCGAGTGTCCGCAGTGGTTCTGATTTAGCTGCGACTGTTGCAGCCGCTAAAGAAGCGGGTGTTAAATATATCAATGTTGCGAGTGAAATTCTTGGCTCTTAG
- a CDS encoding stimulus-sensing domain-containing protein: protein MSEYHNASVQPRHYTRGLSPLMVRIMVVNAIALIILVGGVLYLNQFRDNLIEARTSALLIQAKIIAGAVGESASGGPEASEIDLPAARNILTRLVGPTELRARLFSFEGGLLVDSRFLAGDKRLVEEPLGAFDGEESLKYQIEETILDVLNVFTRKPEAPLSVDRPGMRAIDFVEVLNAIEGVEKSQIRVREDGQYVVNVAVPVQRFRRVLGVLLLTGQTEDIEAIVRSEQLLTVQVFAGAFTITLLLSFFLGRTLVRPIRVLARSAERVRRGIGREERIPEFAERLDEIGDLSRSLSDMTRALYNQIDAVERFAADVAHEIKNPLSSMRSALETLQMTDKPDVQKRLFAILAEDVKRVDRLISDISDASRLDAELTRGKMEIFDLGAMMTTLLDAYSTMNIPRDIQVRAGEFSDRIFRVKGIEARLGQVWRNLIDNAISFSPEGGSVRISITSKNKYVTLMVDDDGPGLPDGAEQKIFKRFYSERPDNEAFGNHSGLGLAISKQVIEAHGGRISAENRRGSANEILGARFTVQIPAAET, encoded by the coding sequence ATGAGTGAATATCATAACGCATCGGTCCAACCGCGCCATTATACCCGTGGTCTTTCCCCTTTGATGGTAAGGATCATGGTCGTTAATGCGATCGCCCTTATTATTTTGGTTGGTGGTGTTCTTTACCTAAACCAATTTCGTGACAATTTAATCGAAGCACGCACATCGGCTCTGTTAATTCAGGCTAAAATTATTGCAGGTGCGGTTGGCGAGTCTGCATCCGGAGGGCCCGAAGCGTCAGAGATTGATTTACCGGCAGCCCGAAATATTTTGACGCGTCTTGTTGGCCCAACGGAACTAAGGGCCAGGTTGTTTTCTTTTGAGGGTGGGCTTCTGGTCGATAGTCGTTTTCTCGCAGGCGATAAACGCCTTGTGGAAGAACCTTTGGGTGCATTTGACGGCGAAGAATCGCTCAAATATCAAATCGAAGAAACTATTCTCGATGTCTTAAATGTTTTTACTCGAAAACCGGAGGCTCCGCTAAGTGTTGATCGCCCGGGCATGCGGGCCATTGATTTTGTCGAGGTTTTGAACGCAATTGAAGGTGTCGAAAAAAGTCAGATACGTGTCCGTGAGGATGGTCAGTATGTTGTGAATGTTGCTGTTCCTGTGCAGCGTTTTAGACGCGTTCTTGGTGTTTTATTGTTAACAGGACAAACAGAAGATATCGAAGCGATCGTCAGGTCTGAGCAGTTATTGACCGTGCAAGTGTTTGCTGGTGCCTTTACGATCACGCTTCTCCTCTCGTTCTTCCTCGGCAGAACACTTGTTCGCCCTATTCGAGTGTTAGCCCGTTCGGCGGAACGTGTTCGCCGTGGAATCGGGAGGGAGGAACGCATACCAGAATTTGCAGAGCGTCTGGATGAGATCGGTGATCTATCAAGATCTTTATCAGATATGACGCGTGCACTTTATAATCAGATTGATGCTGTTGAGCGATTTGCAGCTGATGTAGCGCATGAGATTAAGAACCCTCTCTCAAGTATGCGGAGTGCACTGGAAACGTTGCAGATGACGGATAAACCAGATGTTCAAAAGCGTTTGTTTGCTATTCTCGCTGAGGATGTAAAGCGAGTTGACAGATTAATTAGTGATATCTCGGATGCGTCGAGGTTGGACGCTGAACTTACCCGGGGGAAAATGGAAATATTTGACCTTGGTGCTATGATGACAACCTTGTTGGATGCTTATAGTACGATGAATATCCCGCGAGATATTCAGGTTCGAGCAGGTGAATTTAGCGATCGCATATTCCGTGTTAAAGGTATTGAGGCCCGATTGGGGCAAGTTTGGAGAAACTTAATTGACAACGCCATTAGCTTCAGTCCTGAAGGTGGTTCTGTTCGAATATCGATAACCAGCAAAAATAAGTATGTTACGTTAATGGTTGACGATGATGGACCGGGATTACCAGATGGCGCTGAGCAAAAAATCTTCAAACGGTTCTACTCCGAAAGACCAGATAATGAGGCGTTTGGAAATCATTCGGGATTGGGGCTTGCCATATCAAAACAAGTGATTGAAGCTCATGGAGGGCGTATCTCAGCCGAAAATAGGCGTGGTAGTGCGAACGAAATATTAGGTGCGCGCTTTACCGTACAAATTCCCGCTGCGGAAACGTAA